A region of Streptomyces paludis DNA encodes the following proteins:
- a CDS encoding TetR family transcriptional regulator — translation MNAGPRTRTRDIARAAVRSELAQVAYDLIRREGFDKVTVSDLAAAAGVSRSTFLRYFGTKEDAVLGALDAQGEQLADALRDRPADEDDWTALRRSLDVLVEPYRLDPAEALATTRLIMGTPALCTRQREKQNSWRPLLVGALAERTDPARPFTVALSVRAGAALECLNTALDHWIVSDGDLDLVDLLDEAFAALTIG, via the coding sequence GTGAACGCTGGACCGCGTACGAGAACGAGAGACATCGCACGGGCCGCCGTGCGGTCGGAGCTGGCGCAGGTCGCCTACGACCTGATCCGCCGCGAGGGCTTCGACAAGGTGACCGTCAGTGATCTGGCCGCGGCGGCGGGAGTGTCCCGCAGCACCTTCCTGCGGTACTTCGGTACGAAGGAGGACGCCGTCCTCGGCGCCCTCGACGCGCAGGGCGAGCAGCTCGCCGACGCCCTGCGGGACCGCCCGGCCGACGAGGACGACTGGACGGCGCTGCGGCGCTCGCTCGACGTCCTCGTCGAGCCGTACCGCCTGGACCCGGCCGAGGCGCTCGCCACCACCCGCCTCATCATGGGCACCCCGGCCCTGTGCACACGGCAGCGCGAGAAGCAGAACAGCTGGCGCCCGCTCCTTGTCGGCGCCCTCGCCGAACGCACCGACCCGGCACGGCCGTTCACGGTGGCGCTGTCGGTACGGGCGGGTGCGGCGCTGGAGTGTCTGAACACGGCCCTCGACCACTGGATCGTGTCCGACGGCGACTTGGACCTCGTCGACCTCCTGGACGAGGCATTCGCCGCACTGACGATCGGGTAA
- a CDS encoding MMPL family transporter → MATVLYHVGRIAFRWRWFVTLLWVAVLGAVGFAATQASEAPDDGFAMPGIESQKAFDLLDERFPGSGADGASARIVFIAPNGEKVTAAKNKAVINDLVKDAADGPQVAGAVNPFQAKAVSEDGTTAYATVSFKTAADDLTDAGKEHLERAVEQARDAGLTVETGGDALATQPAAGGSAEAIGIAIAAVVLLITFGSMAAAGLPLLTAVIGVAVSMTAIIALGTTFGLSLTSGTLASMLGLACGIDYALFVVSRYREERAKGRAPREAVGMAVGTAGSAVVFAGLTVVIALAGLAVVGIPMLTKMGLTAAGAVLVSVVICLTLVPALLGFWPNAVLSRRVRKGKKPRRTKTDSAGNVKNASSRWASLVVRRPLPILILGVVGLGALAVPAADLQLGMPGDEAKPTSTTERRAYDALADGFGPGFNGPLVIVVDAKGADDPKAAAATVGKRIAGTSGIVSVSPAQFNPAGDTAIISATPSTSPTDSRTIDLVKSIRAERGGIEAEAGATYEVTGSTAMNIDVAKKFQDALIPYLIVVVGLAIVLLMLVFRSILVPLKAAVGYLLSVLAALGVVVTVFQNGHGASLLGVEQTGPIMSMMPIFLVGIVFGLAMDYEVFLVSRIREAYVHGERPAEAIVSGFRTSGRVVVAAGLIMVAVFSGFIGASESMIKMIGFGLAIAVLFDAFVVRMAIVPAVLALLGDRAWHLPRWLDRLLPSIDVEGEAITRKHPAPTDQGDGQGRGNDHDNPERTLTLTH, encoded by the coding sequence ATGGCTACTGTCCTGTATCACGTAGGCCGTATCGCTTTCCGGTGGCGATGGTTCGTCACCCTGCTGTGGGTGGCCGTTCTGGGGGCCGTCGGTTTCGCGGCGACCCAGGCGTCCGAAGCGCCCGACGACGGGTTCGCGATGCCGGGGATCGAGTCGCAGAAGGCGTTCGACCTCCTCGACGAGCGCTTCCCCGGATCGGGGGCGGACGGGGCGAGCGCCCGGATCGTGTTCATCGCGCCGAACGGGGAGAAGGTCACCGCCGCGAAGAACAAGGCGGTCATCAACGACCTGGTCAAGGACGCCGCGGACGGCCCGCAGGTCGCCGGAGCCGTCAACCCCTTCCAGGCGAAGGCGGTCAGCGAGGACGGCACCACCGCGTACGCCACCGTCTCCTTCAAGACCGCCGCCGACGACCTGACGGACGCCGGCAAGGAGCATCTGGAACGCGCCGTCGAACAGGCCCGGGACGCGGGTCTGACGGTCGAGACAGGCGGGGACGCCCTGGCGACCCAGCCCGCCGCGGGCGGCTCCGCCGAGGCCATCGGTATCGCGATCGCGGCGGTGGTCCTGCTGATCACCTTCGGGTCCATGGCCGCGGCCGGGCTGCCGCTGCTCACCGCCGTCATCGGTGTCGCCGTCAGCATGACCGCCATTATCGCCCTCGGCACCACCTTCGGGCTCTCCCTCACCAGCGGCACCCTCGCCTCGATGCTCGGCCTCGCCTGCGGCATCGACTACGCCCTCTTCGTCGTCTCCCGCTACCGCGAGGAACGCGCCAAGGGCCGCGCGCCGAGGGAAGCCGTGGGCATGGCCGTCGGTACGGCCGGATCCGCCGTCGTCTTCGCCGGTCTGACCGTCGTCATCGCGCTGGCCGGCCTGGCCGTCGTCGGTATCCCCATGCTCACCAAGATGGGCCTCACCGCCGCCGGAGCCGTTCTCGTCTCCGTCGTCATCTGCCTCACCCTGGTCCCCGCGCTCCTCGGCTTCTGGCCCAACGCCGTGCTCTCCCGCCGGGTCCGCAAGGGCAAGAAGCCCCGCCGTACGAAGACCGACAGCGCGGGCAACGTCAAGAACGCCAGCAGCCGCTGGGCGAGCCTGGTCGTACGCCGCCCCCTGCCCATCCTCATCCTCGGCGTCGTGGGCCTCGGCGCCCTCGCCGTCCCGGCCGCCGACCTCCAGCTCGGGATGCCGGGCGACGAGGCCAAGCCCACCTCCACCACCGAACGCCGTGCCTACGACGCGCTGGCCGACGGCTTCGGGCCCGGCTTCAACGGCCCGCTGGTGATCGTCGTCGACGCCAAGGGAGCGGACGACCCCAAGGCCGCCGCCGCCACGGTCGGCAAGCGCATCGCCGGAACGAGCGGGATCGTCTCCGTATCGCCGGCGCAGTTCAACCCGGCCGGTGACACGGCGATCATCTCCGCGACCCCGTCCACCAGCCCCACCGACTCCAGGACCATCGACCTGGTCAAGTCCATCCGCGCCGAACGCGGCGGCATCGAGGCCGAGGCCGGCGCGACGTACGAGGTCACGGGCAGCACGGCGATGAACATCGACGTCGCGAAGAAGTTCCAGGACGCCCTGATCCCGTATCTGATCGTCGTCGTCGGACTCGCGATCGTGCTGCTCATGCTGGTCTTCCGCTCGATCCTCGTCCCGCTGAAGGCGGCGGTGGGCTATCTGCTCTCCGTCCTGGCGGCCCTGGGCGTGGTCGTCACCGTCTTCCAGAACGGCCACGGCGCGAGCCTCCTCGGTGTCGAACAGACCGGCCCGATCATGAGCATGATGCCGATCTTCCTCGTCGGGATCGTCTTCGGACTGGCCATGGACTACGAGGTCTTCCTCGTCTCCCGTATCCGCGAGGCGTACGTGCACGGCGAGCGGCCCGCGGAGGCGATCGTCTCCGGGTTCCGCACCAGCGGCCGGGTGGTCGTCGCCGCCGGACTGATCATGGTGGCGGTCTTCTCCGGATTCATCGGCGCCAGCGAGTCCATGATCAAGATGATCGGCTTCGGTCTCGCCATCGCCGTCCTCTTCGACGCCTTCGTGGTCCGCATGGCCATCGTCCCGGCCGTACTCGCCCTCCTCGGCGACCGCGCCTGGCACCTGCCGCGCTGGCTCGACCGGCTCCTGCCCAGCATCGACGTCGAGGGCGAGGCAATCACCCGCAAGCACCCCGCCCCCACCGACCAGGGCGACGGACAGGGTCGGGGCAACGACCACGACAACCCTGAGCGCACGCTCACCCTGACCCACTGA
- a CDS encoding NADPH-dependent F420 reductase has product MTKTLGLIGAGNIGSALARLAVAAGLDVVLSNSRGPETLADLVTELGPRARAATPAEAAEAGDLVVATVPLSAYDRLPAAALAGKTVIDTMNYYPDRFGPIAALDEAGPAAPASSVLVQRHLAGAKVVKAFNNIDFVRLFTLARPAGAADRSALPIAGDDATAKAEAAALLDVLGYDSVDIGTLADSWRSRPGTPVHVDPYFTAKPATGLSQEEMYGWYVKTPGTPVPAERVAALADAAVHPAAVDPTAPGQV; this is encoded by the coding sequence ATGACCAAGACCCTCGGACTCATCGGCGCCGGCAACATCGGCAGCGCGCTGGCCCGGCTCGCCGTCGCCGCCGGACTGGACGTCGTCCTGAGCAACTCCCGCGGCCCCGAGACCCTCGCGGACCTCGTCACCGAACTCGGCCCGCGGGCCCGCGCGGCCACCCCCGCCGAGGCCGCCGAAGCCGGCGACCTGGTGGTGGCGACCGTCCCGCTGAGCGCCTACGACAGGCTTCCGGCCGCCGCCCTGGCCGGTAAGACCGTGATCGACACGATGAACTACTACCCGGACCGCTTCGGCCCCATCGCCGCGCTGGACGAGGCCGGCCCGGCCGCCCCGGCCTCCAGCGTGCTGGTGCAGCGGCACCTCGCCGGGGCGAAGGTGGTCAAGGCGTTCAACAACATCGACTTCGTACGGCTGTTCACCCTCGCCCGGCCCGCCGGTGCCGCCGACCGCAGCGCCCTGCCGATCGCGGGTGACGATGCCACGGCCAAGGCGGAGGCGGCGGCGCTGCTGGACGTCCTCGGCTACGACTCGGTCGACATCGGCACCCTCGCCGACAGCTGGCGCAGCCGGCCGGGCACCCCGGTCCACGTCGACCCGTACTTCACCGCGAAGCCCGCCACGGGGCTGAGCCAGGAGGAGATGTACGGCTGGTACGTGAAGACGCCCGGAACGCCGGTCCCCGCCGAGCGGGTCGCGGCCCTGGCCGACGCGGCCGTCCACCCGGCGGCTGTCGACCCCACCGCCCCCGGCCAGGTCTGA
- a CDS encoding helix-turn-helix transcriptional regulator, whose amino-acid sequence MPTEPLPGLSRLGQLLESFTSAGLAIRQRTAGRPRPLPPATDPAAYRIIQEGLTNAHKHGRDHEVRLLPAYGPGALDITVRNAMRAGPAPAGGTGLGLGLTGMRERARATGGFLSAVARPAHPGMDRLTKREREVLGLVAGGLSNDDIARRLYVSPHTAKTHVNRIMTKLGARDRAQLVVVAYQTGFTRFCRHLWRPGV is encoded by the coding sequence ATGCCGACCGAGCCCCTCCCCGGTCTGTCCCGGCTGGGCCAGCTGCTCGAATCGTTCACCTCGGCCGGTCTGGCCATCCGGCAGCGGACGGCCGGGCGGCCCCGCCCACTGCCGCCCGCCACGGATCCGGCCGCGTACCGGATCATCCAGGAGGGCCTCACCAACGCGCACAAGCACGGCCGGGACCACGAGGTACGGCTGCTGCCGGCGTACGGTCCGGGCGCGTTGGACATCACCGTCCGCAACGCGATGCGCGCCGGACCGGCGCCTGCCGGCGGCACCGGGCTCGGGCTGGGGCTGACGGGTATGCGGGAACGCGCCCGTGCGACCGGGGGTTTCCTGTCCGCGGTGGCGCGCCCGGCGCACCCCGGCATGGACCGGCTCACCAAGCGGGAGCGCGAGGTGCTCGGGCTGGTCGCCGGCGGGCTGTCCAACGACGACATCGCGCGGCGGCTGTACGTATCGCCGCACACCGCGAAGACGCACGTCAACCGCATCATGACCAAGCTGGGCGCGCGCGACCGGGCGCAGCTCGTCGTGGTCGCGTATCAGACGGGGTTCACCCGCTTCTGTCGTCACCTCTGGCGTCCCGGGGTGTAG